From a region of the Syngnathoides biaculeatus isolate LvHL_M chromosome 2, ASM1980259v1, whole genome shotgun sequence genome:
- the LOC133507080 gene encoding proline-rich transmembrane protein 3 produces MASMPLLFVSFLISSLHPCDAQVIFGTSPSFSPLDLPKESQPTKQTDSFWSSFPPTVQSPVPAKVSVRNRLTITYAEDQGSRTHSAASTMSTLSSRTLSGGKKMSRPTITVARMGSTSPSLNGTVQKEEALMTSVLSLPSGNKLVTASSDLQGLGSGSTMLMREKEQLLTPMPTTTDKMAQYQPHVRTKIAVVHNSSVDTQTLVPQVLALTTESVSRATPSPVETQATPRAVVLTGELTPPTDRKHESRVAGTLSRPFTTTTVGSIGKKTQAPGSKQTSLSKIVTEKEAATTAASLLTATELEEETPTKAKTKQNKSAYLERNTTSTTVQSTPPVTSSFLNTSLRPVASPSFIDQKNHSILSADSHQASKPSPSPNYEPAANGSLIYWSHLNRSLTFAWALHVYGSVSLFLLLFATSALGLILSPSSKCPHRGALALANALLFLVGGLRASLFLIDPYGTQKILPRSAVAAIYNLPLHLLVWTQAALALLALRVAGVTVLPSTLERPPLVAVLAVLQCTLLLAADLLSPALSPVVPVTLQVLSLCWGLGLCIGFVFYLFPRIRCPPIPHPGVAEEARRKGWTGSRRERMIFGKVLAVCAVVGVLCCGLHVHATLWLYGLLGDWMSFNWGWWLVHFWARLLELTWGLCLLFLASWVFWRPQCCRGRDDGGAGDGITAGDMPSPGHSGGSTYRHTCWSKIVQSLTGKPCRKSDCSGVGGGGQADMPNNWAGQERSGVDITKTLIRNNNHDQTAAPPEWIKDSNRVCNHRGTSAERGICDGSAGSLLRLQALGLTPQHSVTGSLDPDRETSLSMCEFDLRPPSPINLTRSIDEALHREHLVEGGSLFHSFNQNSQSPSPGSGVSPGPWLRRNSDPQFSESSEAPTESSMPLGGSILSSVPSRQVTAPPTPSHQGHRWAGNEAGNVPSSVSCPVSLHPSRLSTGHLGEDGVDDTRPFITPDSDQGRGRAVRPVGSRSYLEVSRRDDSASVSSEIIDL; encoded by the exons ATGGCTTCCATGCCACTTCTTTTTGTCAGCTTCCTCAtctcctccctccatccatgtGATGCCCAGGTCATCTTTGGCACATCGCCTTCCTTCTCTCCTCTGGATCTTCCCAAAGAATCTCAACCCACAAAGCAGACCGACAGTTTCTGGTCGTCTTTCCCTCCCACCGTGCAAAGTCCTGTGCCAGCTAAGGTTTCAGTGCGGAATCGGCTGACAATAACATATGCAGAAGACCAAGGGTCAAGAACACACTCGGCTGCCTCTACTATGTCAACTCTTTCTTCTCGGACGCTTagcggtgggaaaaaaatgagtcgACCCACCATTACTGTGGCCAGGATGGGATCGACAAGTCCGTCACTTAATGGTACTGTGCAGAAGGAAGAAGCCTTGATGACATCTGTGCTCTCTTTACCCTCTGGCAACAAACTGGTGACAGCTAGCAGTGATTTGCAGGGACTCGGATCAGGTAGTACAATGCTGATGCGCGAAAAGGAACAACTTCTCACTCCTATGCCAACGACTACAGATAAAATGGCACAGTATCAACCACACGTGCGGACTAAAATAGCCGTTGTACACAATTCATCTGTGGACACTCAGACTCTTGTGCCTCAAGTGCTGGCACTAACGACAGAAAGTGTATCACGAGCCACGCCGTCTCCCGTAGAAACACAGGCCACACCCCGTGCTGTTGTATTGACAG GTGAATTGACACCTCCCACTGACAGAAAACATGAGTCAAGGGTTGCAGGGACTTTAAGCAGACCTTTCACCACAACCACAGTCGGctctattggaaaaaaaacacaagcgcCGGGAAGCAAGCAGACTTCTCTTTCAAAGATTGTGACAGAGAAAGAAGCTGCAACAACTGCAGCTAGTCTGCTTACCGCTACCGAATTGGAAGAGGAAACACCAacgaaagcaaaaacaaaacaaaacaaaagtgcatATCTGGAGAGAAACACAACAAGCACAACTGTGCAGTCAACACCACCAG tgACCTCATCATTTCTGAACACCAGTCTTAGACCAGTCGCCTCTCCAAGCTTCATTGATCAGAAGAATCATTCCATTTTGTCAGCCGATTCTCACCAAGCTTCCAAGCCGTCCCCTTCTCCCAACTATGAACCCGCTGCAAATGGAAGCCTTATCTACTGGAGTCACCTGAACAGGAGTCTGACTTTTGCATGGGCCCTCCATGTCTACGGTTCAGTAAGCCTTTTCCTGCTCTTGTTTGCCACATCTGCTCTCGGACTCATCTTGTCCCCAAGTTCAAAGTGTCCTCATAGGGGGGCTCTTGCACTGGCCAATGCCCTGTTGTTTCTAGTTGGCGGACTTAGGGCCTCTCTTTTTCTGATTGATCCCTATGGGACACAAAAGATCCTCCCTCGTTCAGCAGTTGCAGCCATTTACAATTTGCCACTACACTTGCTAGTGTGGACGCAAGCCGCCTTGGCCCTGCTGGCCTTGAGGGTGGCTGGAGTGACAGTGTTACCTTCAACCTTGGAGCGTCCTCCCCTAGTGGCTGTGTTGGCTGTGCTGCAGTGCACTCTGCTGCTGGCAGCAGATCTGCTTTCACCAGCCCTGTCGCCTGTGGTGCCTGTCACCCTGCAGGTTCTCTCCTTGTGCTGGGGTCTGGGTCTCTGTATAGGATTTGTCTTCTATCTCTTTCCACGTATACGTTGCCCTCCCATTCCTCACCCTGGAGTTGCTGAAGAGGCCAGGAGAAAGGGTTGGACGGGGAGCAGAAGAGAGAGGATGATTTTTGGAAAGGTGCTGGCAGTTTGTGCCGTTGTTGGAGTCCTGTGCTGTGGGCTACATGTTCATGCTACCCTTTGGCTCTATGGACTTCTAGGGGACTGGATGAGCTTCAACTGGGGCTGGTGGCTGGTTCATTTCTGGGCCAGACTCCTGGAGCTGACCTGGGGATTGTGCCTCCTTTTTTTAGCGTCATGGGTTTTCTGGAGGCCCCAGTGTTGCAGAGGAAGAGATGATGGGGGAGCAGGAGATGGAATAACAGCAGGAGACATGCCATCCCCTGGCCATTCTGGGGGCTCAACTTATAGACACACGTGCTGGTCAAAGATAGTTCAGAGTCTGACAGGGAAACCTTGCAGAAAATCTGATTGTAGCGGAGTTGGAGGAGGAGGGCAAGCAGATATGCCAAACAATTGGGCTGGCCAGGAACGTTCTGGAGTTGACATCACAAAGACTCTTATCAGGAACAATAATCATGATcaaacagctgctccaccagaGTGGATCAAAGATAGCAACCGAGTATGCAACCACAGGGGCACTTCAGCAGAGCGTGGCATATGTGATGGCTCTGCAGGTTCACTGCTCAGACTACAGGCACTAGGACTGACACCACAGCACTCAGTCACTGGAAGTCTGGATCCGGATAGGGAAACATCTCTCTCCATGTGTGAGTTTGATCTCCGACCCCCATCTCCCATTAACCTCACCCGCAGCATCGATGAAGCACTGCACCGAGAGCACCTGGTCGAAGGTGGTAGCTTGTTCCATTCATTTAACCAAAATTCGCAATCCCCCTCCCCTGGGTCAGGAGTCAGTCCAGGGCCTTGGCTGCGCAGGAACAGTGACCCTCAGTTTTCTGAGAGCAGTGAGGCGCCTACCGAGTCCTCCATGCCTCTGGGGGGCAGCATTCTCAGCAGTGTACCAAGCAGGCAGGTGACTGCTCCACCCACACCATCCCACCAGGGTCACAGGTGGGCCGGTAATGAGGCAGGAAACGTTCCCTCGTCAGTGTCCTGCCCTGTGTCACTTCACCCCTCTAGATTATCAACGGGACATCTGggggaggatggagttgatgacACACGACCTTTCATCACACCGGACTCTGACCAGGGTCGAGGGAGAGCTGTGAGGCCCGTCGGTTCACGTAGTTACCTGGAGGTCAGCCGACGTGACGACTCTGCCAGTGTGAGCAGTGAAATTATTGACTTATGA